GAAACGATCAAGCACGGCGTCTTCATCTATGGCATCAAGAACATTCCCGGGTCGGTGCCCGTGCACGCGACCTGGCTCTATGCGAACAATATGTACTACTACGTCGAGAACCTGTTCAAAAAGGGCATCGGCGCTTTCGACATGGACGATGACATCGTCCGAAGTTCTCTGATCACACTCGACGGCAAAATCGTCCACAAGGGCACGCTGAAGGCGCTCGGAGATTTTGATCATCTTGTTTAGGTGTCCACTATGATCGATCTGTTGCTGATACCCGCGATGTTCATGCTGACGCTCGGAATCGCGCATGTTCTGGATGAACACAGTGAATGCGCTTCGTTAAATCTGACAATACGTTATCGGAGCTTATCATGACCAATTTTCTATTGATGCTCGGCGTGTTCGCCTTTTCCTTCGGGGTCGGTTACGTGCTGATCTTACGCGTTCCACCGCTGCTTCATACGCCATTGATGTCGATGACGAACGCCATCTCCGCGGTAACGATCCTGGGAGCCCTCATCCTGTTTGCGGTGGATCCCACGCCGATCGAAAGGATCCTTGGCGCAATCGCCTTGATTACAGCCTCATTCAACATCGTCGGCGGTTTTGCAATCACTGCCCGGATGCTTTCGCTGTTTAAAAAGAACAAAGGACCGGAATAGTCATGAATTCATCATATGATCTAATCCTCGATCTGGCCGTGATCCTCGTGCTGATCGGCGCGTTCCGGCAGTTCAGAACTCCGAAAGGGGCGCGGCTAGGCAATCTAACCGCCTTGGCGGCCATGATCTGCGCCCTGCTTCTGGTGCTCCTGCGGCATCATCTCCTGGATCCGGCAACGGTAATCGTTGCATTGATCACGGGAGGGGCCTTGGGCTATGCCGTTGCCATGAGGGTCAATATGATCCAGATTCCGGCGATGATCGCCTTTCAGCACGGCGCAGGCGGGATCGCGGCGTTTCTGGTTTCCTATGTGGAGCTGACGAGGGGTGCGGGCAGCATAGCCGTTCTCAACGAATTGTCCGGCATCATCGGGATCGTGATCGGCGCCGCAACGTTCAGCGGCAGCGTGATTGCCGGCGGCAAACTAGCAAACAGGATCCGGCAGACTCCGCAATCTCTGCCCGGTCATGGACTATGGCTGATGGCCCATATCATTGCCATCCTCTTTTTAGGGGTTTTCAGCTTCAATATGCATGCTGCCGCAATACGATATGACCTCATCGGGCTGATCGCCGTATCCATATCCCTGGGAATCCTGTTTTCAATGAGGATCGGCGGCGCCGACATGCCCGTGCTCATCTCGTTTCTGAATGCCACAGCCGGACTGGCCGCCGCTTTCTGCGGGATCATCATGGAGAACCGGCTGCTGATCGCCTGCGGGGCCACCGTTGCCTCTTCCGGATCGATTCTGACCCATGTCATGTGCCGGGCGATGAACCGGTCGTTGCTGAAGACTTTCGGCGTTTCAAGGGGAAAATCTTCAGGAATCATTCAGGGAGAAACGCCGAAGACCGCCCTGGGCAGTGCAACGCGGCCGTCAACAACACAACTGACTGGGGAAACGGCGGTGGAAGAGAATTTGGCAAGGGCGACTGTGGCTCTGAAGAAGGCAAAGAACGTGGTGATCATCCCCGGATACGGAATGGCGATAGCGCAGGCCCAGTTCGAGGTCGTTCAATTTGCTCGGAAGATGATCGAGATGGGCAAGGACGTGCAATTTGCAATCCATCCGGTTGCGGGAAGAATGCCCGGACACATGAACGTGCTCCTGGCCGAAGCAGAGGCGGACTATGAAATGCTCCACGAGATGGATGACGTGAATCCGGAGTTCAGCCGAACGGATTTTGTGCTGATCGTCGGGGCCTGCGATGTGGTCAATCCCGCGGCCATCCATGTAGAGGGAACCCCGATATCGGGGATGCCGATCTTACTCGCGCACGAGGCAAAGACCGTCGTGGTCTGCAATCTGGATAGACGCCCCGGATATTCAGGCGTTGACAACCCTCTTTATGATAACGAAAATACCATTCTGATGTTGGGAGACGCTAAACAAACGCTGCGTCTGTTTATGGAAAGAATCGGTTAGATCGCTGCCGGGGCACATCCGTGGTAGTATTGCAGCAGCCAACCCGTTTCACGACCGACGCCCCGTTTCCAGAGGGGATATACTCAGAGCAGCAAGAATACAGAAAGGACATGACTATGGCAGACAAGGCTATTTACATTTCGAAATCGGACATGGATAGATTGAGGGACTTGGTTGAAGGCGTCCGGGCGTACAACCCGAAGCCGAATCCAAATCTGGACAAATTGGAAAAGGAGCTGAATCGGGCAAGGGTGGTCAGCCCGAAAAAAGTTCCGAAAGATGTGATTACCATGAACTCTCACGTTCGTGTTCTGGATATCGACTCAAAAGAAGAGGCGACATACACCATCGTCTTTCCTGCTCAAGCAAAAATTGCGGACAACAAGATTTCCATCCTTGCCCCGATAGGAACGGCGCTTCTTGGGTACCGGGTGGGGGATGTCGTGGAATGGGAGGTTCCTTCGGGATTAAAGCGTCTGAGAATCGAGGAAATCCTCTGCCAGTCAGAGTCAAAGGGCAACAATTCGGTGTAGCCGATGATATTCTTGGGCTCCCTGAAGCGAAGAAACCAGGAGATACAGAGGATGGCAGTAAAGCGTAAACCGACACGAGAAATGCCGCGAGCCGGGCTGAATCGGCACCGGGCCGCCGGACAGGCAATCGTGGACGGGTTCTGGATGGAGGAAAGCTTCAGGAAATGTTTCGACAAAACCAGCGATGGAATTCTCATCGCTGATACGACAACCAGAAGATTTCTTGAGGCCAATGCGGCAATCTGCGCCATGCTGGGGTATTCGAAAGAAGAGCTCGTGAATCTTTCCATCGACGACATCCACCCGCCGAATGACAGGGCGCATGTCCTGGAGGAGTTTGAAAAGCAGGTCAAGGGGGAAAACGCTGTTGCCGAGAAGATGCCGGTACTGCGAAAAGACGGCTCGATCTTTCACGCTGACATCATCTCTGCGCCCGTTATGATCGGCGGAGTGCACCATCATATGGGCATCTTCCGCGACCTCTCCGCGCACATGCGGGAAGCGGAGAGACTGAAAACGGCAAGGGATTTCCTTGAAACGGTGCTGGATAATCTGATGGATTCCATGATTGTTGTGGACACGAATAATTATTCCATCTTGCATGCGAACAAGCAATTCCTCCATTTCTGCGGGCGGAATAAAGAAAACGCGATCGGAAAGAGCTGTTACGAATTGAACCACCACAGATCAACACCGTGCTCATCTGAGTCATGCCCGTTGGCGGAATCATTGAAAACAGGGCAACAGGCGACGGTGGAACACATTCACCATGACAGCGCCGGCATGAAACACCATCTTGCGATCACGACTATTCCGATCATGGGCGAAAACGGCGAGATGCAACGGGCCATCCATCTGGCCCGGGATATCACGCAGCGCAAGCAGACCGAGCAAATGCTGCGGCAACAACGGGAAGAATTGTCCCAAGTCAGCCGACTGGCAACTGTCGGCGAGTTTGCCGCCTCGATAGCCCATGAAATCCATCAGCCCCTAACGGCAATCATGAATAACGCCCTGGCGGCCCAGCGCTTCCTCTCCTCGGGCACTGCCGCCGACATCGCGGAGGTTCGCGACGCGCTCGGGGATATCATCGACGATGATCGGCGAGCGGCCGATGTGATCCAGCATCTCCGGTCGTTCCTGAAGAAGAAAGAGTCTCCGCAGGCGATTTGCGACGTCAATACGGTCATCCAAGAGGTGCTGACAATCCTCCATGGCGAGCTCGTTGATAAAAATGTCCATGTAACCCAGGCTTTGAACCCTGACATCGCTCCTGTCCGCTGCGGTCGCGTAGAATTGCAGCAGATTCTTCTGAACCTGATCATGAATTCATGCGATTCCTTGGCGCATGTAGAACCTCAGCGACGTCAAATCGCCATTCGCACCTCAGGTGATGGACCGGACAGCGTTATCGTTGCCGTTGAGGACTCAGGAACGGGGTTGGAAGCAAGCGAACTTGAACGCTGCTTTGAATCCTACTACACCACCAAGCCGGACGGTCTTGGGATGGGTCTCTCGATCATTAAAACCATCGTTTCGGCTCATGGAGGACGAATATGGGCTGAAAACAATCCCAAAGGCGGAGCGATATTCTACTTTACCCTGTCGGCCCACAAAGGAGAAGCCTCGTAGTCATGGTGGATACCAAGGCCATCGTGTATGTGATCGACGATGATGCGTCGGTTCGCAAAAGTCTCGCCAGGCTGGTCCGATCAATAGGACTTGACGTGGATACGTTCGCCTCTGCCCGGGACTTTCTCGTCTTCAATCCTCCGGATCGACCAGGCTGTCTTGTTCTGGATTTAAAGATGCCGGGGATGACGGGGTTGGAGCTTCAGGAAGAATTGACCGCGGTCAATCGATCCATACCCATTATCTTTATTACAGGCTTTGGCAATGTCCCGGCAAGCGTTCAGGCGATGAAGGCAGGGGCTGTTGATTTTCTCGAAAAACCGTTCGACGATAAAACACTGCTCGACGCCATCCGCCGGGCCATCCGGAACGACTTTCAGCATCGACAACGGATGGGCGAGCGCCACACCATCAGAAAGCATTGGGAAAGATTGACTAAGCGGGAGAAACAGGTATTCGGGCTGGTTGTCACCGGGATGCTGAACAAGCAGATCGCTTTCCAACTCGGGATAACGGAAAAGACCGTCAAGGCGCACCGAGCCCAAGTCATGCAGAAAATGGCAGTACAATCTTTGGCGGATCTGGTGCGTGTTTCCGAACGATTGAAATAATCCCCGGGATCCGATTGTTCTGGGCCTAAAGTCCAATATTTTTTCCTTCCCTTCTCAGGTATTGTTGAACCGAAATTGATCGTCGGCTTGCGATGTGTTGATGCGGCCGCGGGAGGAATGACCCATGCATGGAATTGATTCCGTCATCTCTGTTGTGGATGACGACAAATCGGTCCGCAATTCCTTGAAGAGACTGCTAAGATCGATGGGATTCGAAGTCAGGACATTTGCTTCCGCCTTCGAGTTTCTCCAGCAAGGACCGCTTCATGACCATGGTTGTGCGATCGTGGACGTCCGTATGCCAGGCATGAACGGCCTCGATTTGCAGAAGAGGCTTCAGGAGTCCGGGATCTTACTGCCGATCATCTTCATAACGGCTTACGACGATCCGGGTGTATGTGAACGAGCTATGCAGGCAGGCTCCGTGGCCTTCTTACAGAAACCGCTCAGTGATTCTTTGCTGACGGACGCCATAGGGGCAGCCCTTGAACGCAGCAGCCAACAGGTACCGGGCCGTTCGAAATATGCCGAAAGAGACAAATGAGTATTTATTCGGACATGTTGCCGAGAAACGAACACAGGAAGGTGGAATATGGAATGGACAGCCGATCAATATTTCAGAAGAATTGGAAATGAAAACACCTGCCGGACTGCGCCCGCCGGGAGCAGCCGACTGAGCCTTTTGGAAAGAACGGGCAGCTTGGAAAAGAAAAAATGCTCGAGGATCATTCAAGAGAAAGAAAACGTTCAAGAAAACTTTACGGCTACCTACTGGGGATAGTGTCGTTATGCAAACAGTGACCGTCATCCGTCAACGAACGCCTTGCATGATCGTTGGCCGTCTGCCCGAAGAAAAAGCAGATGTTCGATAGGCGGCGCGAATGCCGAGACATGAACATGTGGACAGTTGCCATATAAAAAAGATATCCGATTCAAGGGAGTACAGGCTATGATCTACTCATTTGTCTGCCCCATCCCCTGTGATCAGGAAATATTGATTGATGCCGTAAATGACGATGATGCCGTAATCAGGCTTATAACGGCTGGCGCTCTCCGCTGCCGGAATGCCAGATATCGGTGCCGCTGTGATAAGTCTCAACGCTCTATGTCACCGATTGCAGATCAAGAGCTAAAACGGATTGTTAGGATATGCATGCAGGAAAAACAAGGAGACTATGAAGGTGCTCTCGCTTCGTCGTATGGATGAGTTTCCTGCAACCGATGGAGGCAAGTCACGGTCAGGCTTCATACAACTCGTGAGCGGGCACTCGGTTCCTTTCCAGCCGATTCAGTTCAAAGAAAGGAGGTAAAGGGTTATGAACGTCTTACGGGAAAAAACGTGGTCTCCCTATGTCGCAGGGGCGCTGGCCGGACTTCTTCTCGTCCTATCCGTTTTCCTCACCGGCAAATACTTCGGTGCCTCGACCACATTCGTGCGGGCGGCGGGCTTTGTCGAACAGGCCGTTGCGCCGGAGAAGGTGGCCGGCATGGAGTACTTCCTCAAGGAGAAGGTGAAGATCGACTGGCAGTTCCTGTTCGTAGTCGGAGTCCTCTTCGGTTCACTGATCTCGGCGTCCCTGTCGGGGGAACGGCGGGCGGTGGCTGTCCCGTCCATGTGGGAGAATCGCTTTGGGGCGTCCCGAACCCAGCGTTGGACAATCGCCTTTCTCGGCGGGATGATCGCCATGTTTGGGGCACGTCTCGCGGATGGGTGACCGAGCGGTCACGGCCTGAGCGGTCTGGCTCAGGTAGCCCTCAGCGGTTATGTTTCCCTGTTCTGCTTCTTCCTGGCCGGGGTGATCATGGCCAGAATCCTGTACGGGGGAGGGAAAAGCCATGAATGAACTCCTGACCGGCCTCATTACGGGGGTGCTGTTCGGGTTCCTGCTCCAGAAGGCGCAGGTAATCCGCTACGACAAACAGCTCGCAGCCCTTCGCCTCAGGGATATGACCATCGTCAAGTTTATGCTCACGAACATCCTCGTGGCCATGATAGGCATCTATCTGCTCTACGATTTGGGGCTGGTGAAGCTTTCCATAAAAACGCTGACCCTCGGCGGAAACGTGTTGGGCGGCCTGATCTTCGGCATCGGCTGGGGAATCGTTGGCTACTGTCCCGCAACCGCCATGGGAGCGCTCGGGGAGGGCCGTTACGACAGCCTTTTCGGCCTTCTGGGAATGATCCTTGGGGCGGGAATTTATGCGGAGGTGTATCCGCTCATGAAGGCAACGGTGCTGACCTGGGGCGATTTCGGGAAGATCACGTTGCCGGGGGTCCTCGGGATCAACCACTGGATCGTGATCGTCATCCTGGTTGTTGCCTTCATCGCCCTATTCCGTTGGTTTGAAAAAAAGGGGCTGTAATCTCTCGTACTACATACCCCACGGACCGGCTCAGGCCTGCTATCTACGAACCGGCCTGTGCGATGGTATCGCCAGAACACTCAGGATTCATGGCATCAGTATCCTTAAAAGTAAGTATTCATTTCATGAGAATACAGTTCACCCTGTGCCCCACATTGGCAATGAGCCGGGTGATCGTGGCCACGGCGTTCGGTTGCTTGAAGGCCCGGTAAACGATCTCCATCATCCGATAATAATCCTTCGTGAACCGGTTATAGCCTGCCTGGAGCTGCTCAACGGTCATGTTCTTCGGCCTCACAATCACCGCGCCGCCCGTGAACTTCGAGTAGTCGGTACAGATGATCCGTCCCTCCCTCTCAAACTTCCGGTAGAACTCGGTCCCCGGATAGGGGATCAGGATGTTGACGGCGACGCTGTCGATCTTCACCTTTTTGAGGGCTTCGATGGTCCGGTCGAACACGTCCGGCGTGTCAGTGTCGAATCCGAAGATGATTCCCCCGTCCACCAGGATGCCGCGATCATGGAACCGCGCGATGTTGTCTTTGAGACGCTCGACCTTGTTGAACCCTTTGTTTGCCTCGGAAAGGGCGGCAGCGGAGACAGACTCGACCCCCACAAAGACGCCGAGACAGCCCGCCTTGGCGGCCAGGGAGAGTAACTCCGCGTTTTCTGCGAGCAGCACATGGGACTGCATAAAGAACTTCTTCCCATAGGGGATCATCGCCGTGAAAAGCTCTCTCGCGAACACCTCATCAGCCGCCAGGTTGTCGTCCAGGAAGGCGATAAGCCTGTTGCCCGCTCGCGCGATGTCGGCGATGACGTGTTCGACCGGCCGGGTCCGGAATCCCAGACCATGGACATAACGTGTGGAGCAGAAGGCACAGGCATGGGTACAGCCCCGAGTCGCCTCGATGGGATAAAGCGGAAAATAGCGGGAAGCATCAAGCAGGTCCAGTCTGGGCGGTTTAAGCTTGGCCAGGTCAACAGGCGTTTCACCCATATAGATACCTTGCATCCGCCCTGCCGCCGCATCGGCGACGACCCGCGGCCACACTTCGTCGGCCTCGCCTACCACCACCGCGTCGGCATGTTGCAACCCCTCCTCCGGCATGACCGAGGCGTGCATCCCGCCCAGAACCACGGGCACACGCCGTTGTCGGTAATGATCGGCAATCCCATAGGCCCGGTAGGCCCTGAATACCTCGAAGGAGATCCCCACGAGATCGGGATGGTCGTCCAGGCGGATCGGCTTCACCCTTTCGTCCTCGATGGCAATCTCGTGCCCTTCAGGAGTGGCAGCCGCCACCGCCGGCAGGGAAAGGGTCATGATCTGAGACCACTTCGATTTTGATCGGACCGCCGCCGATATGAGCTTTATCTTCATGATCGTACCTCACCGAATCGCCTCATAGCCTCCGGGGACGCCATGCTTTGAGAAGACGATTTGCCAAAGCTGAACATGCCGGGCGCGAAAGGACCCGGCGCAGTAAAGCAGGTAGTATTTCCACATCCGGTAGAACCGCTCGCCGTATTTCGCTTTCAACCGATCCCAGCCTGCGTCGAAGTTTTCAAACCAGGCCATGAGTGTCCTGTCGTAATCGGGACCGATCAGGTGCCAATCTTCCATGACAAAGCTCTTTTCAACGGCGGCGCCGATCTGAGCGATGGACGGCATATTGCCTCCCGGAAAAAGATATTTTGTCATGAAGGGGTCCACCGTGGTCGTAGTCGAGAGCTCTTTGCCGATGGTGTGCAGAAGAAAAAGACCGTCATCGGCCAGGCAACGCCGGGCAACCTGCATGAAATTCCGGTAATTTTTATAGCCCACATGTTCCAGGACGCCCACGGCGACAATGCGGTCGAATTGCCCGCTTAGATCACGATAGTCCTGGAGCTTGATTTCGACCGGGCGCCCCGCGCATATTTCCCTGCCCAGGACCGCCTGTTCCCTGGAAACCGTGACTCCGATCGCCTTGACTCCATATTTTTCAGCGGCGTATTTCATGAAGCCGCCATAGCCGCAGCCGATATCCAGGACCGTCATCCCCGCATGGAGTCCCAGCTTCCTGCAGATCAAATCGAATTTGGCTTCCTGAGCCGTGTCGAGGTCTGCGGCTCTCAACCAGTAGCCGCACGTGTAGGCCATGGATTTGCCGAGCATCGCCGCGAACAGATCGCTGCCGATATTGTAGTGCCTGTCGGCGATCACGAATGCCCTGCGCCGCGATTGTTGATTGAATGTGCGCGACACCGCCGCCCTCAAAACGAGCGGCCAGCCCGGTTTGATTTGTTGCTCCAATTGCGCGCGCAATATGCGGCAGATGAATTCATCGATCCGGGCGCAGTCCCACCAGGCATCCATGTAGGATTCCCCAAGCCCAAGGCTTCCGTCTTTCAGCACGCGGGCATAGAATCCCTCATCCCGCACCTGGATGTCCCAGGGATCAGGGCCGTTGATCCGGACGCCGGCAGTGGAAAGCAATGGCTCGATGATCTTTCGGTGACTATTCATGTCTCGCCTCCAATCCCGCCCTCTTCCTGACCTCCGCTGCTTCCCACCGCTTGTTATCCGCCTCCACCCATAATCGGATCCCCCGACTGGCCGCCCGGATCTGTTTCTTCAAGTACCGTCCTCTGGATGGTCACCGCATTCCCCGCGGTCGCCTGGCCCCACTTGACCAACCGAAGACATGGGCCGTTTTCGAGAGTGATCTCGATCCCGGTGATACAGAACGGATGAACACAGGAACCGGTGTTGTAATAGCTTTCGTCGAGCTGATGGTTGATCTTGATGCCAAGGGTCTTGACCTTGGACTCCAGGTAGCGCTGCTCCGTCAGCGAAAGGTTCTCGAAGACCGCCCGGTGGGTGTGGCCGGCGATGATGGCGGCGATCCCCTGATCGTTGCGCTTCGCCCATTCATGGAGACGCTTGTCCACCTCGTTGCATAGGCCGGGGTTGAGGGCGGCCCGGGTCGGGTCCTTGACGCCGCAGCGTTGTAGATCGGGCCAGAAGTTGTGCACGAAGAACCTGCTAACGGCAGCGGCGTCCCCGCTACACTTCGGGTCTGCCTGGTGGCCGTGCAGGAGCAGGATAGCGCCACCGCTCCCTTCACCGCCACCCACTCGCACCCCCGGCTCCAGAATTATCCCCTCAAGGATCTCGATGCCGGGGAATAGCGTGCGATAGACGGTCTCGTTGTCCTTCCAGTAGAGGTCGTGGTTTCCCCACACCTTCAGGTACCGGGACTTCTCCGGATCCGGATGATGGAATTGCGCTAGCAGCTCGTAGACCGACGTGTGGGTGATGTAGATCTGATCAAAGTTGTCGTTCTCCCAGAGCTCCTCGGCGTCCCCCAGTTCGATGTAGATGAAACCTTCTTCCAGGTAATGCTCCAGGGCGCAACGGTAGATCAGGGAGTTCTGCGCAAAGTCATCCGCCCCGGACCCGTCCCCCCGGTGCATGTCGGACATGCAGACGAATTTCATGCCTGGTGTCAGGGTCAGCCGCCGGATACGTTCCAGCTTGGGAAGAGGTTCCATCTCCTGCCTCCTTTTATACGAGCTTCTCACCGAAGGAATCGACCTTCCGGAAGGCATTCTCAGCGGACCAGATCACCGGTCCATGGCCCGGAAAAATGATCCGGACGCAGAGCGTTTCCGACAACCTGGCAAAGGTTCTTTGGGTTTTTTCCTCATCCGAACAGAAGCGATTCACGTAACCCCGACCGCTCTTACGCCCCAGGATCAGGTCGCCGGCAATGAGTTCCCCGGAGGCCACATTGTAGTAAACCACCGACTCCTCCGTATGGCCCGGTGCGGCGATCACCTCCCAGCCGCCAAAGCCAATCCGGGAACGGGGAAGGCGATTCCCTTCGAGATACCTGATCCGGTCCGCATAGGAGACGCGTTGATGATCCCGGAAAAACGGCAGGGGCACACCGGCCGGACCTTCGAAAGCCAGATCGGACCATTTCCGGATGCCGAATGCGCCTCCGATCAATGTGGGAACGAGGCCGGTGACCCAGTTCCGCATGGGGGAAAGTGGCCGCCCCGCCTTCAGGTACGCCTTCACAAGAGGATGGAACAGGACCGTCGTCTTCGGGGAACACTTCGCGAGCAGCGCCGCTATCCCGCCGATATGGTCGATGTGAAAATGGGTGGCGGCGATGATCCGGATCGCCATGAGAGAACGCTTTATCGTGTGGACACAGAAATCCTCAACAGCCTGGGCGGCGCCGACGCTGCCGACGTCGACCACCATCAGGCCGTCCTTCTCGTCCGTGATGAGGTACGCCTGAGCAAGACCACTGCCCGGGATTGGATGCACCATGCCTGCCTCCATTTTGTTTGCGCCCCCACCCCTACCCCTCCCCCAGAATCCGCCACGCCTCAATTGGCGCCCTGCGGGGCCCCCGCGGCTTCCGCATCAATGGGGCGGTTGAACCGTTGATTCGTCAGGTGCGCACTGGGACCAGAGGCGTTCGAACTCCGCGGTGAAGGATTGAATCAGTCCCTTGTGATTCGTGAAGATGGCGGCCTCGTAGTTCCGGAACTCCGACTCGTTCGTGAAGTTGTAGCTGCCGGTGATGATGATCTTGCTGTCGATGAGCATGAACTTGTGGTGCAGCGAGCCGCGCTTGATCTCGATGAACCGAACCGCGATCCCCTCGCCGGATAGCCACTCGTCGATGGAGTAGGACTTCTGGGCATTGTCCCCGTCCAGGATGATCCGGATCTTGACCCCGCGCTTCAAGGCCGCAGATAAGGCTTGGCCAAGATATTTCGAGGAGAAGGCATAGGCGGCCACAGCGATCTCCTTTTTCGCCGCCTTGATCAGCCGGGTAAGCTCCTTCGAGGTGCCGCCCTTTGGCGAGAAGATCACCCTTGTTCCTGCGGTGCTAGCCATCCATCATTCCCCCTTCCTTGATTCCCCCTCCGACACAATGGAGTTGGTCATGGTGGCACTCCTTTGGTTTGGCCCCCCCTACCCCCCCCAAATCCACCCCCCTGACAAAGGGAGAGCCCGCCACACCTGGGCTGCGATGTGGCGGGCAGTTTCGCCGGAGGCGTCTCCGGCCTATGGGTTTACTTCTTCTTTCCCTTGGCCTTGGCCGCCACCTTGGCCTTCGGGGCCGGTTTGGGCAGTTGGACCTTGACCTTGTCCCGCTCCTGTTCCCTTTTCCGCAGCACCATCCCCTTCTTCCAGGACTGGGACACCTTGAAGCCCATCCGGTAGCCAGCCGGGATCGTGATCGGCTGCTGCGTTTTGGGGTTGATCCCCTGCCGCTCCTTGGTCTCCTTGACGGTGAAGGTCCCAAAGTTGGCCAGCCGGAGAGTGCCCGACTGTTCAAGGACTGTGAGAATCCCCTCCAGGACCGCGTTCACCACCTTCTTCGCGTTCTCCTTGGTCAGCTCCGTGGTGCCGGCCACGGTCCCGACCAGGTCATTCCTTCCGACTCTGCTTGCTTTTGCCATGGTTTGGTCCTCCTTTTGGTTAGGGTTGCACGATCTTCACGGCTACGAGATAGATCGCGTAGCCGATCGAGCCGATGATCAGAGCACCGAAGACCCAGCCCGTCTTCTGGAAGAAGGCGGCGATGAACCGGGTCGCCCACTTCGATGGCGTAACGTAAGCCTCAAGAGCGGCAATCCGGCCTTGGAACTCCCGGATCCGCCGGGCGTGTTCCCGGCAGGCAAGGTCCTCGACAATGGTGGTAATCCGGCGGACCTGGGCCAGAAGATCGGCCATGACCTGGTGGTCGGTCTGGAGACTGGCTTCGTAGGCCTGCTTGAGGAGGCAGATCGTCTTGTCCAGGGCGGCGTAACGGTGGTTCAGCTCCTCGGTCTGGCCGGAGAGCTTCCCGATGCTCTCCAGGAGGAGCTGGTTGTACCGGTCGTTGCTGTTATTGGCACTGTCGGTCATTTCAGAAACCTCTCCAGAAAGGCGGGCCACCGGCAATCGGCGCAGAAGTCGAGGGCCCGGTAGGCGGGATTGATACGATCGCCGGGAAAATAGATCGATAGGCCACCGGTGCCCCGGACCTCCCTGCCGATCTTGCCCTGGCGGAGGATCAGCCGCCCCTTGCCCGACCTCAACGCGGTGATCAGGGCATCGGCCTTGGCCAGGAGATCTGGACCGGCCTTCCTGCGGAGGTGCTTGGCGAAGC
This DNA window, taken from Syntrophales bacterium, encodes the following:
- a CDS encoding phospholipase D-like domain-containing protein; translated protein: MASTAGTRVIFSPKGGTSKELTRLIKAAKKEIAVAAYAFSSKYLGQALSAALKRGVKIRIILDGDNAQKSYSIDEWLSGEGIAVRFIEIKRGSLHHKFMLIDSKIIITGSYNFTNESEFRNYEAAIFTNHKGLIQSFTAEFERLWSQCAPDESTVQPPH
- the cfa gene encoding cyclopropane fatty acyl phospholipid synthase; amino-acid sequence: MNSHRKIIEPLLSTAGVRINGPDPWDIQVRDEGFYARVLKDGSLGLGESYMDAWWDCARIDEFICRILRAQLEQQIKPGWPLVLRAAVSRTFNQQSRRRAFVIADRHYNIGSDLFAAMLGKSMAYTCGYWLRAADLDTAQEAKFDLICRKLGLHAGMTVLDIGCGYGGFMKYAAEKYGVKAIGVTVSREQAVLGREICAGRPVEIKLQDYRDLSGQFDRIVAVGVLEHVGYKNYRNFMQVARRCLADDGLFLLHTIGKELSTTTTVDPFMTKYLFPGGNMPSIAQIGAAVEKSFVMEDWHLIGPDYDRTLMAWFENFDAGWDRLKAKYGERFYRMWKYYLLYCAGSFRARHVQLWQIVFSKHGVPGGYEAIR
- a CDS encoding MBL fold metallo-hydrolase; this translates as MVHPIPGSGLAQAYLITDEKDGLMVVDVGSVGAAQAVEDFCVHTIKRSLMAIRIIAATHFHIDHIGGIAALLAKCSPKTTVLFHPLVKAYLKAGRPLSPMRNWVTGLVPTLIGGAFGIRKWSDLAFEGPAGVPLPFFRDHQRVSYADRIRYLEGNRLPRSRIGFGGWEVIAAPGHTEESVVYYNVASGELIAGDLILGRKSGRGYVNRFCSDEEKTQRTFARLSETLCVRIIFPGHGPVIWSAENAFRKVDSFGEKLV
- a CDS encoding B12-binding domain-containing radical SAM protein codes for the protein MKIKLISAAVRSKSKWSQIMTLSLPAVAAATPEGHEIAIEDERVKPIRLDDHPDLVGISFEVFRAYRAYGIADHYRQRRVPVVLGGMHASVMPEEGLQHADAVVVGEADEVWPRVVADAAAGRMQGIYMGETPVDLAKLKPPRLDLLDASRYFPLYPIEATRGCTHACAFCSTRYVHGLGFRTRPVEHVIADIARAGNRLIAFLDDNLAADEVFARELFTAMIPYGKKFFMQSHVLLAENAELLSLAAKAGCLGVFVGVESVSAAALSEANKGFNKVERLKDNIARFHDRGILVDGGIIFGFDTDTPDVFDRTIEALKKVKIDSVAVNILIPYPGTEFYRKFEREGRIICTDYSKFTGGAVIVRPKNMTVEQLQAGYNRFTKDYYRMMEIVYRAFKQPNAVATITRLIANVGHRVNCILMK
- a CDS encoding HU family DNA-binding protein; this encodes MAKASRVGRNDLVGTVAGTTELTKENAKKVVNAVLEGILTVLEQSGTLRLANFGTFTVKETKERQGINPKTQQPITIPAGYRMGFKVSQSWKKGMVLRKREQERDKVKVQLPKPAPKAKVAAKAKGKKK